A single genomic interval of Stenotrophomonas sp. ZAC14D1_NAIMI4_1 harbors:
- a CDS encoding TetR/AcrR family transcriptional regulator has translation MNPAYLPAALDARDQRVFDAVRELLAHQGMQISMDAVAQHAGCSKQTLYSRYGSKQDLLRRVMQRHVGHATGAMVRALRTDDLRASLLQFATDFLEHFNQPHVGQACRVIAADAAQFPEEARTLYRHGAGALTLHLAEWIETVCMRGQLRHDDPHFMAELLLSMIAGQDFDKQRFHTPHRDDAQLRRRWAEFSVDSFLRAFAPTPSVAPTTNQPRSSS, from the coding sequence GTGAACCCGGCCTACCTCCCCGCTGCCCTGGATGCGCGCGATCAGCGCGTATTCGATGCCGTGCGCGAACTGCTGGCCCACCAGGGCATGCAGATCAGCATGGATGCGGTGGCCCAGCATGCCGGCTGCTCCAAGCAGACGCTCTATTCGCGCTACGGCAGCAAGCAGGACCTGCTGCGGCGGGTCATGCAGCGCCACGTCGGCCACGCTACCGGGGCCATGGTCCGTGCACTCCGCACTGACGACCTGCGTGCCAGCCTTCTGCAGTTCGCCACCGACTTCCTGGAGCATTTCAACCAGCCGCACGTGGGACAGGCCTGCCGGGTGATTGCCGCCGATGCGGCGCAGTTTCCCGAAGAGGCGCGTACGCTGTACCGGCATGGTGCCGGCGCATTGACGCTTCATCTTGCTGAATGGATTGAAACCGTTTGCATGCGTGGCCAGCTCCGGCATGACGACCCGCACTTCATGGCCGAACTGCTGCTGAGCATGATCGCCGGTCAGGATTTCGACAAACAGCGTTTCCATACCCCCCATCGCGATGACGCGCAGCTGCGTCGGCGCTGGGCAGAATTCTCCGTCGACAGCTTCCTGCGCGCCTTTGCGCCAACGCCGTCGGTGGCCCCCACTACAAACCAACCCCGGAGTTCCTCCTGA
- a CDS encoding efflux RND transporter periplasmic adaptor subunit produces the protein MTAPLRTLALTCAVAVALAACKKPEQQTPPPPEVGVIDAKPQTLPLQRELVGRLSPFRSADVRARVPGVLLKRVYQEGSEVKQGQTLFLIDPAPLRASLNASEAQLASARATYANAKVAADRARSLAPQQYVSKSDLDSAEAAERTALAAVKQAEASVTSSRISLGYAEVTSPISGVANKQQVTEGALVGQGDVTLLTTVDQLDPLYVNFSLSVDELSQLRAQQARGALALSGDGKATVNVKLSDGTSYGEAGTLDFSSTTVDPTTGAVSLRAVLPNPQKILLPGAFVSFQANLGERNNAFLIPQQALQRDSAGGFVMVVGADGKVVRKNVKTEGAQGGNWMVSDGLAAGDKVVVAGVQKVKEGAPATAKPWTPGQDANGQPAAAGAAPAAAAAGGAEKAPAKPEAADKAEPAATESNKQ, from the coding sequence ATGACCGCCCCACTCCGCACCCTTGCCTTGACGTGCGCCGTTGCTGTCGCGCTGGCCGCCTGCAAGAAGCCGGAACAGCAGACGCCCCCGCCGCCGGAGGTGGGCGTGATCGACGCCAAGCCGCAGACCCTGCCGCTGCAGCGTGAACTGGTCGGCCGCCTGTCGCCGTTCCGCAGCGCCGACGTGCGCGCGCGCGTGCCGGGCGTGCTGCTCAAGCGCGTCTACCAGGAAGGCAGCGAGGTCAAGCAGGGCCAGACCCTGTTCCTGATCGATCCGGCCCCGCTGCGCGCCAGCCTCAACGCGTCGGAAGCACAGCTGGCCTCGGCCCGCGCGACCTACGCCAACGCCAAGGTCGCCGCCGACCGCGCCCGTTCGCTGGCGCCGCAGCAGTACGTGTCCAAGTCCGACCTGGACAGCGCCGAAGCCGCCGAGCGCACCGCGCTGGCCGCGGTGAAGCAGGCTGAAGCCTCGGTCACCTCCTCGCGCATCAGCCTGGGCTATGCCGAAGTGACCTCGCCGATCAGCGGCGTGGCCAACAAGCAGCAGGTCACCGAAGGTGCCCTGGTCGGCCAGGGCGACGTGACCCTGCTGACCACCGTGGACCAGCTCGACCCGCTGTACGTGAACTTCTCGCTGAGCGTGGACGAACTGAGCCAGCTGCGTGCGCAGCAGGCGCGTGGCGCGCTGGCGCTGTCCGGCGATGGCAAGGCCACCGTCAACGTCAAGCTGTCCGATGGCACCTCCTACGGCGAAGCCGGCACGCTGGACTTCTCGTCCACCACGGTCGACCCGACCACCGGTGCGGTTTCGCTGCGCGCGGTGCTGCCCAACCCGCAGAAGATCCTGCTGCCGGGTGCCTTTGTCAGCTTCCAGGCCAACCTGGGTGAACGCAACAACGCCTTCCTGATCCCGCAGCAGGCCCTGCAGCGTGACAGCGCCGGCGGCTTCGTGATGGTGGTCGGCGCCGACGGCAAGGTCGTGCGCAAGAACGTGAAGACCGAAGGCGCACAGGGCGGCAACTGGATGGTCAGCGACGGCCTGGCCGCCGGTGACAAGGTCGTGGTGGCGGGCGTGCAGAAGGTCAAGGAAGGGGCGCCGGCCACGGCCAAGCCCTGGACCCCGGGCCAGGATGCCAACGGCCAGCCCGCCGCTGCCGGTGCAGCCCCGGCAGCCGCGGCTGCAGGCGGCGCCGAGAAGGCGCCGGCCAAGCCGGAGGCTGCCGACAAGGCCGAGCCTGCCGCCACCGAATCGAACAAGCAGTAA
- a CDS encoding multidrug efflux RND transporter permease subunit: MPKFFIEHPVFAWVVAILISLSGVIAILNLGVESYPNIAPPQVTVQATYPGASADTTEKSVTQVIEQQLTGIDHLLYFSSSSSSNGRAQITLTFETGTDPDIAQVQVQNKVSLATPRLPSEVTQQGVVVAKANAGFLMVVGLRSDTGTISRDALNDIVGSRVLDQVSRIPGVGSTQQFGSEYAMNIWLNPEKMQGYGLSASEVLAAVRAQNVQFAAGSLGSDPSPDGHFTATVSAEGRFSSPEEFENIILRANANGSRVLLKDIARVAFGANNYGFDTQYNGQAAGAFAIQLLPGANALNVADAVRAKMDELQPSFPAGVSWFSPYDSTTFVKISIEEVVKTLFEAVLLVFLVMLIFLQNFRATIIPTLVIPVALLGTFLGMWLIGFTINQLTLFAMVLAIGIVVDDAIVVIENVERIMTEEGLAPKPATQKAMTQITGAVVAITVVLAAVFIPSALQGGAAGEIYKQFALTIAISMAFSAFLALGFTPALCATFLKPTHNDNPNIVYRTFNKYYDKISGTYVGHITSAVKHAPRWMILAVVLTALCGFLFTRMPGSFLPEEDQGYALAIVQLPPGSTKGQTNEVFSQMRGILKDQEGYEGLMQIAGFSFVGSGENVGMGFIRLKPWADRKVTVPEFIQNMNGAFYGIKEAQIFVVNLPTVQGLGQFGGFDMWLQDRGGQGYEQLTQARNILLGKAAQESDKLTGVRPNGLENAPQLALHVDRVQAQSMGMSVSDVYSTIQLMLAPVYVNDFFYQGRIKRVTMQADAPYRTGQESLKSFYSPSSLTTNADGTNAMIPLNTVVKSEWVSAPPSLSRYNGYSAINIVGSQAPGKSSGEAMTAMEDIVTNDLPAGYGYDWSGMSYQEILAGNAATLLLVLSVVVVFLCLAALYESWSIPVAVLLVVPLGVLGAIGLSMIRGLPNDIFFKIGMITVIGLAAKNAILIVEFAVEQRAAGKTLRDATIEAARLRFRPILMTSFAFIMGVIPMAISTGAGANSRHAIGTGVIGGMLFATLLGLLMIPVFFVVVRRMLGDKLDEPSKEFMERQRDAEAAHRPDR, translated from the coding sequence ATGCCTAAATTTTTCATCGAACATCCAGTCTTCGCCTGGGTGGTTGCGATCCTGATCTCGCTCAGCGGCGTGATCGCGATCCTCAACCTCGGCGTCGAGTCCTATCCCAACATCGCCCCGCCGCAGGTGACCGTCCAGGCCACCTACCCGGGCGCGAGCGCGGACACCACTGAAAAATCGGTCACCCAGGTGATCGAGCAGCAGCTGACCGGTATCGATCACCTGCTGTACTTCAGCTCGTCCTCGTCCTCCAACGGCCGTGCGCAGATCACCCTGACCTTCGAGACCGGCACCGATCCGGACATCGCCCAGGTGCAGGTGCAGAACAAGGTGTCGCTGGCCACGCCACGACTGCCTTCAGAAGTGACCCAGCAGGGCGTGGTGGTGGCCAAGGCCAACGCCGGCTTCCTGATGGTGGTCGGCCTGCGTTCGGACACCGGCACGATCAGCCGCGACGCCCTGAACGACATCGTCGGTTCGCGCGTGCTCGACCAGGTTTCGCGTATCCCCGGCGTCGGCAGCACCCAGCAGTTCGGTTCCGAGTACGCCATGAACATCTGGCTGAACCCGGAAAAGATGCAGGGCTACGGCCTGTCGGCCAGCGAAGTGCTGGCGGCGGTGCGCGCGCAGAACGTGCAGTTCGCGGCCGGTTCGCTGGGTTCGGATCCCTCGCCGGATGGCCACTTCACTGCCACGGTTTCAGCCGAAGGCCGCTTCAGCTCGCCTGAAGAGTTCGAGAACATCATCCTGCGGGCCAATGCCAACGGCTCGCGCGTGCTGCTCAAGGACATCGCCCGCGTCGCCTTCGGTGCCAACAACTACGGCTTCGATACCCAGTACAACGGCCAGGCCGCCGGTGCCTTCGCCATCCAGCTGCTGCCGGGCGCCAACGCCCTGAACGTGGCCGATGCCGTGCGCGCCAAGATGGACGAGCTGCAGCCGAGCTTCCCGGCCGGCGTCAGCTGGTTCTCGCCGTACGACAGCACCACCTTCGTCAAGATCTCCATCGAGGAAGTGGTCAAGACGCTGTTCGAAGCGGTGTTGCTGGTGTTCCTGGTGATGCTGATCTTCCTGCAGAACTTCCGCGCGACGATCATCCCCACCCTGGTCATTCCGGTGGCCCTGCTGGGTACGTTCCTGGGCATGTGGCTGATCGGCTTCACCATCAACCAGCTGACCCTGTTCGCAATGGTGCTGGCGATCGGCATCGTGGTCGATGACGCGATCGTGGTCATCGAGAACGTCGAACGCATCATGACCGAGGAAGGCCTGGCGCCGAAGCCGGCCACGCAGAAGGCGATGACCCAGATCACCGGCGCGGTGGTGGCCATCACCGTCGTGCTGGCGGCGGTGTTCATCCCCTCGGCCCTGCAGGGCGGTGCGGCCGGTGAGATCTACAAGCAGTTCGCGCTCACCATCGCCATCTCGATGGCGTTCTCCGCGTTCCTGGCGCTGGGCTTCACCCCGGCCCTGTGCGCGACCTTCCTCAAGCCGACCCACAACGACAACCCGAACATCGTCTACCGCACCTTCAACAAGTACTACGACAAGATCAGCGGGACCTACGTCGGCCACATCACCTCGGCGGTGAAGCACGCGCCGCGCTGGATGATCCTGGCCGTGGTGCTCACCGCACTGTGCGGCTTCCTGTTCACCCGCATGCCGGGCAGCTTCCTGCCGGAAGAAGACCAGGGCTACGCACTGGCCATCGTGCAGCTGCCGCCGGGCTCGACCAAGGGCCAGACCAACGAAGTCTTCTCGCAGATGCGCGGCATCCTGAAGGACCAGGAAGGCTACGAAGGCCTGATGCAGATTGCCGGCTTCAGCTTCGTCGGTTCGGGCGAGAACGTGGGCATGGGCTTCATCCGCCTCAAGCCGTGGGCCGACCGCAAGGTCACCGTGCCCGAGTTCATCCAGAACATGAACGGCGCGTTCTACGGCATCAAGGAGGCGCAGATCTTCGTGGTCAACCTGCCGACCGTGCAGGGCCTGGGCCAGTTCGGCGGCTTCGATATGTGGCTGCAGGACCGTGGTGGCCAGGGCTACGAACAGCTGACCCAGGCGCGCAACATCCTGCTGGGCAAGGCGGCGCAGGAAAGCGACAAGCTGACCGGCGTGCGCCCGAACGGCCTGGAAAACGCCCCGCAGCTGGCGCTGCATGTCGACCGCGTGCAGGCGCAGTCGATGGGCATGTCGGTGTCGGACGTGTACAGCACCATCCAGCTGATGCTGGCCCCGGTGTACGTCAACGACTTCTTCTACCAGGGCCGCATCAAGCGCGTGACCATGCAGGCCGACGCGCCGTACCGCACCGGCCAGGAATCGCTGAAGAGCTTCTACAGCCCCTCCAGCCTGACCACCAATGCCGACGGCACCAATGCCATGATCCCGCTGAACACGGTGGTCAAGTCGGAATGGGTGTCGGCACCGCCGTCGCTGAGCCGCTACAACGGCTACTCGGCCATCAACATCGTCGGCTCGCAGGCACCGGGCAAGAGCTCGGGTGAAGCGATGACGGCGATGGAAGACATCGTCACCAACGACCTGCCGGCCGGCTACGGCTATGACTGGTCGGGCATGTCCTACCAGGAAATCCTGGCAGGCAACGCCGCGACGCTGCTGCTGGTGCTGTCGGTGGTGGTGGTGTTCCTCTGCCTTGCCGCACTGTATGAAAGCTGGTCGATCCCGGTGGCGGTGCTGCTGGTGGTGCCGCTGGGCGTGCTGGGTGCCATCGGCCTGTCGATGATCCGCGGCCTGCCCAACGACATCTTCTTCAAGATCGGCATGATCACGGTGATCGGCCTGGCCGCGAAGAACGCGATCCTGATCGTGGAGTTCGCGGTGGAACAGCGTGCCGCGGGCAAGACCCTGCGCGATGCCACCATCGAAGCGGCCCGCCTGCGTTTCCGCCCGATCCTGATGACCTCGTTCGCGTTCATCATGGGCGTGATCCCGATGGCCATCTCCACCGGTGCCGGCGCCAACTCCCGCCACGCCATCGGTACCGGCGTGATCGGCGGCATGCTGTTCGCCACCCTGCTGGGCCTGCTGATGATCCCGGTGTTCTTCGTGGTCGTGCGCCGCATGCTGGGCGACAAGCTGGATGAACCCTCCAAGGAGTTCATGGAGCGCCAGCGCGACGCCGAAGCCGCACACCGCCCGGATCGTTGA
- a CDS encoding acyl-CoA dehydrogenase family protein produces the protein MDFSFTEEQLMLQDVARRIAQEKIAPSAEHHDRTGEFPLENIRLLGENGLMGIEVPTEYGGAGMDPIAYVLAMVEVAAGDAAHSTIMSVNNSLFCNGILTHGSEAQKQKYVRAIAEGEAIGAFALTEPQSGSDATAMRCRAVKQADGTYVINGKKSWITSGPVAKYIVLFAMSEPDKGARGITAFLVDTDKAGFGRGKTEPKLGIRASATCEIEFNDYVAQAEDVLGQEGEGFKIAMGVLDAGRIGIASQAIGIARAAYEATLEYVKDRKAFGAAIGTFQMTQAKIADMKCKLDAALLLTLRAAWVKGEGKRFSNEAAIAKLTASEAAMWITHQAVQIHGGMGYSKEMPLERYFRDAKITEIYEGTSEIQRLVIARNETGLR, from the coding sequence GTGGATTTCAGCTTTACTGAAGAGCAGTTGATGCTGCAGGACGTTGCGCGGCGCATCGCGCAGGAAAAGATCGCCCCGAGCGCGGAGCACCATGACCGCACCGGCGAATTCCCCCTGGAGAACATCCGCCTGCTGGGCGAGAACGGCCTGATGGGCATCGAAGTGCCGACCGAATACGGCGGTGCAGGCATGGACCCGATTGCGTACGTGCTGGCGATGGTGGAGGTCGCCGCCGGTGATGCTGCGCATTCGACGATCATGTCGGTCAACAATTCGCTGTTCTGCAACGGCATCCTGACCCATGGCAGCGAGGCGCAGAAGCAGAAGTACGTGCGCGCCATCGCCGAAGGCGAAGCCATCGGTGCCTTCGCCCTGACCGAGCCGCAGTCCGGTTCGGATGCCACGGCCATGCGCTGCCGCGCGGTCAAGCAGGCCGACGGCACCTACGTCATCAATGGCAAGAAGAGCTGGATCACCTCCGGCCCGGTGGCCAAGTACATCGTGCTGTTCGCGATGAGCGAGCCGGACAAGGGCGCGCGTGGCATCACCGCGTTCCTGGTCGACACCGACAAGGCCGGTTTCGGCCGCGGCAAGACCGAGCCGAAGCTGGGCATCCGCGCCTCGGCCACCTGCGAGATCGAGTTCAACGATTACGTGGCCCAGGCCGAGGACGTGCTGGGCCAGGAAGGCGAGGGCTTCAAGATCGCCATGGGCGTGCTCGACGCCGGCCGCATCGGCATCGCCTCGCAGGCCATCGGCATCGCCCGTGCTGCCTATGAGGCAACCCTGGAATACGTGAAGGACCGCAAGGCCTTCGGTGCCGCCATTGGTACCTTCCAGATGACCCAGGCCAAGATCGCCGATATGAAGTGCAAGCTGGACGCGGCGCTGCTGCTGACCCTGCGCGCTGCATGGGTGAAGGGCGAGGGCAAGCGCTTCAGCAACGAAGCGGCCATCGCCAAGCTCACCGCGTCCGAAGCGGCCATGTGGATCACCCACCAGGCCGTGCAGATCCACGGCGGCATGGGCTATTCCAAGGAAATGCCGCTGGAGCGCTACTTCCGTGATGCCAAGATCACCGAGATCTACGAAGGCACCTCGGAAATCCAGCGCCTGGTGATCGCCCGCAACGAGACGGGCCTGCGCTGA
- a CDS encoding metalloregulator ArsR/SmtB family transcription factor: protein MDLEDWSTRLKVFADATRVRLLALLEQEELTVAELSAITRLAQPRVSTHLARLKEAGLVRDRRAGVSAYYRFDDAQLDPAQRALWHALSNGSDDPLLRQDAERVAAVMASRAADQNWADSVAGDMERHYSPGRTWEALARTALPLLETGDVLDIASGDGVLAELVAPHASRYVCIDTSARVVAAASERLRRLPNVEVREGDMHALPFKDRTFDLVVLMHALTYASKPAQAVAESARVLRPGGRLLLCSLARHEHKAAVEAYGHVNLGFSDKELRKFVDKAGLQVSSLETVTREKRPPHFEVISLIANKP from the coding sequence ATGGATCTGGAAGACTGGTCGACCCGCCTGAAGGTGTTCGCCGACGCCACCCGTGTGCGCCTGCTGGCGCTGCTGGAACAGGAAGAGCTGACCGTGGCCGAGCTGTCGGCGATCACCCGGCTGGCGCAGCCGCGGGTGTCGACCCACCTGGCGCGCCTGAAGGAAGCGGGCCTGGTCCGCGACCGCCGTGCCGGCGTGTCGGCCTACTACCGCTTCGACGATGCCCAGCTGGACCCGGCGCAGCGCGCATTGTGGCATGCCTTGAGCAACGGAAGCGATGACCCGCTGCTGCGCCAGGATGCTGAACGCGTCGCCGCAGTGATGGCCAGCCGTGCCGCCGACCAGAACTGGGCCGACAGCGTGGCCGGCGACATGGAACGCCACTACTCGCCGGGCCGCACCTGGGAAGCGCTGGCACGCACGGCACTGCCGCTGCTGGAAACCGGCGACGTGCTGGACATCGCCTCCGGTGACGGCGTGCTGGCCGAACTGGTCGCGCCGCACGCCAGCCGCTACGTGTGCATCGACACCAGCGCGCGCGTGGTGGCCGCCGCCAGCGAGCGCCTGCGCCGCCTGCCCAACGTGGAGGTGCGCGAGGGCGACATGCACGCCCTGCCCTTCAAGGACCGCACGTTCGACCTGGTGGTGCTGATGCACGCGCTGACCTATGCCAGCAAGCCGGCGCAGGCCGTGGCCGAGTCCGCGCGCGTGCTGCGCCCGGGTGGCCGCCTGCTGCTGTGCAGCCTGGCCCGCCACGAGCACAAGGCCGCGGTGGAAGCCTATGGCCACGTCAACCTCGGCTTCAGCGACAAGGAACTGCGCAAGTTCGTCGACAAGGCCGGGCTGCAGGTCTCCAGCCTGGAAACGGTGACCCGTGAAAAGCGCCCGCCGCATTTTGAAGTCATCTCGCTGATCGCCAACAAGCCCTGA
- a CDS encoding homocysteine S-methyltransferase family protein, which produces MSALPWLHPERAHALLAALRERILIIDGAMGTMIQRHGLQEADYRGERFAGGYDHSHGPGCDHGTPEGHDLKGNNDLLLLTRPQVIGDIHTAYLQAGADLVETNTFNATSVSQADYHLEHLVYELNKAGAAVARACCDAVEATTPDKPRFVIGVIGPTSRTASISPDVNDPGFRNTSFDELRDTYREAIEGLIDGGADTLMVETIFDTLNAKAALYALEEAFDARGARLPVMISGTITDASGRTLSGQTADAFHASLAHARPLSIGLNCALGADAMRPHVETLSQVADCHVSAHPNAGLPNAFGEYDETPEEMAATLRGFAEDGLLNLVGGCCGSTPDHIRAIAEAVAGLPPRALPGAQEQQAA; this is translated from the coding sequence GTGTCCGCCCTGCCCTGGCTGCATCCCGAACGTGCCCATGCCCTGCTCGCCGCGCTGCGCGAGCGCATCCTGATCATCGATGGGGCAATGGGCACCATGATCCAGCGCCATGGCCTGCAGGAAGCGGATTACCGCGGCGAACGTTTCGCCGGGGGCTACGACCACAGCCATGGCCCCGGCTGCGACCACGGCACGCCGGAAGGCCATGACCTGAAGGGCAACAACGACCTGCTGCTGCTGACCCGGCCGCAGGTCATCGGCGATATCCACACCGCCTACCTGCAGGCCGGTGCGGACCTGGTGGAAACCAACACCTTCAACGCCACCTCGGTCAGCCAGGCCGACTACCACCTGGAACACCTGGTGTATGAACTGAACAAGGCAGGCGCCGCCGTCGCGCGTGCCTGCTGCGATGCCGTGGAAGCAACCACGCCGGACAAGCCGCGCTTCGTCATCGGCGTGATCGGGCCGACCAGCCGTACCGCTTCGATCAGCCCGGACGTGAACGATCCCGGCTTCCGCAACACCAGTTTCGACGAACTCCGCGATACCTACCGCGAGGCCATCGAAGGCCTGATCGACGGTGGTGCCGACACCCTGATGGTGGAGACCATCTTCGACACGCTCAACGCCAAGGCCGCGCTGTATGCGCTGGAAGAGGCCTTCGATGCACGCGGCGCGCGCCTGCCGGTGATGATCTCCGGCACCATCACCGATGCCTCCGGCCGCACCCTGTCGGGGCAGACCGCCGACGCCTTCCATGCGTCGCTTGCCCACGCACGCCCGCTGTCGATCGGCCTGAACTGCGCGCTGGGTGCCGACGCCATGCGCCCGCACGTGGAAACCCTGTCCCAGGTGGCCGACTGCCACGTCAGCGCCCACCCCAATGCGGGCCTGCCCAATGCCTTCGGCGAGTACGACGAGACGCCCGAGGAAATGGCCGCCACCCTGCGCGGCTTTGCCGAGGATGGCCTGCTGAACCTGGTGGGTGGCTGCTGCGGCTCCACGCCGGACCACATCCGCGCCATCGCCGAAGCCGTGGCCGGCCTGCCGCCGCGCGCCCTGCCCGGCGCACAGGAGCAGCAGGCCGCATGA